The Longimicrobiaceae bacterium genome contains a region encoding:
- a CDS encoding UvrB/UvrC motif-containing protein: protein MRCDNCGKHEAAIHLTQIENDQMTTRHLCEGCAAAKGLETGVGGAGSGPLADFLAQMGKTGATGTAAPAGACPGCGLTLADFKRTGRLGCSRCWSTFDGSLRGLLRKLHGGTQHVGKVYLPPDPTEMDRTARAVSLRRSLQRAVDEEDFERAAALRDQIRRLEAVE, encoded by the coding sequence ATGCGGTGCGACAACTGTGGCAAGCACGAGGCGGCGATCCACCTCACGCAGATCGAGAACGACCAGATGACCACGCGCCACCTGTGCGAGGGCTGCGCGGCCGCCAAGGGCCTGGAGACGGGCGTGGGCGGCGCGGGCAGCGGGCCCCTGGCCGACTTTCTGGCGCAGATGGGCAAGACGGGTGCGACGGGAACGGCGGCCCCCGCGGGCGCGTGCCCCGGCTGCGGGCTGACGCTGGCGGACTTCAAGCGCACCGGCCGCCTGGGCTGCTCGCGCTGCTGGAGCACGTTCGACGGCAGCCTGCGCGGCCTGCTGCGGAAGCTGCACGGGGGTACGCAGCACGTGGGCAAGGTCTACCTGCCGCCGGACCCGACGGAGATGGACCGCACCGCGCGCGCCGTCTCGCTCCGCCGCAGCCTCCAGCGGGCGGTGGACGAGGAGGACTTCGAGCGCGCGGCGGCGCTGCGCGACCAGATCCGCCGCCTGGAAGCGGTGGAGTAG
- a CDS encoding protein arginine kinase, with protein METQKLPRDPEAGLGWLHADGPNADIVLSTRIRLARNLHGHRFGVRADAADREAVLRLTREAAAATESLRAGPALLIPRLGATDRQLLVERHLVSRELVGGSGGGPATDAALLMGDDGPVSIMVNEEDHLRLQSILGGFRLRDAWRVIDRLDDELGSKLPYAFHPEFGYLTSCPTNVGTGLRASVLMHLPGLVLTQEINKVLQGIAQVGLTFRGLYGEGSEVVGNFFQISNQTTLGKSEEDLIDHLQRIVQQVVQYETSARGVLLRDAPVVIEDKVWRAYGLLRHARSASFEEVMNLLSGVRLGVGLKLIPGLSVYSLNRIMIFSQAAHLEQAAESALPDGDADVRRAAYVRRALAEGAARPPEHGDLTD; from the coding sequence GTGGAGACGCAGAAGCTGCCCCGCGACCCCGAAGCCGGCCTGGGCTGGCTGCACGCCGACGGCCCCAACGCCGACATCGTGCTTTCCACGCGCATCCGCCTGGCGCGCAACCTCCACGGCCACCGCTTCGGCGTTCGCGCAGACGCGGCGGACCGCGAGGCCGTGCTGCGCCTCACGCGCGAGGCCGCCGCCGCCACGGAGTCGCTGCGCGCGGGTCCGGCGCTGCTCATCCCCCGTCTCGGCGCCACCGACCGGCAGCTGCTCGTGGAGCGCCACCTGGTGAGCCGCGAGCTGGTGGGCGGCAGCGGGGGAGGCCCGGCGACCGACGCGGCGCTCCTCATGGGCGACGACGGGCCGGTGAGCATCATGGTCAACGAGGAAGACCACCTTCGGCTCCAGAGCATCCTGGGCGGCTTCCGGCTGCGCGACGCGTGGCGGGTGATCGACCGGCTGGACGACGAGCTGGGGAGCAAACTTCCGTACGCGTTCCATCCCGAGTTCGGCTATCTGACCTCGTGCCCCACGAACGTGGGCACGGGGCTGCGCGCGTCGGTGCTCATGCACCTGCCGGGGCTGGTGCTCACGCAGGAGATCAACAAGGTCCTGCAGGGGATCGCGCAGGTGGGCCTCACCTTCCGCGGGCTGTACGGCGAGGGGAGCGAGGTCGTGGGCAACTTCTTCCAGATCTCCAACCAGACCACGCTGGGCAAGAGCGAGGAAGACCTGATCGACCACCTGCAGCGGATCGTGCAGCAGGTGGTCCAGTACGAGACGTCGGCGCGGGGCGTGCTGCTGCGCGACGCGCCGGTGGTGATCGAGGACAAGGTGTGGAGGGCGTACGGCCTGCTGAGGCACGCCAGGAGCGCTTCTTTCGAGGAGGTGATGAACCTTCTGAGCGGCGTCAGGCTTGGCGTGGGGCTGAAACTAATACCCGGGCTCAGTGTATACTCGCTGAACCGGATCATGATCTTCAGCCAGGCCGCACACCTCGAGCAGGCAGCCGAATCGGCGCTCCCGGACGGAGATGCGGACGTCCGCCGCGCTGCCTACGTTCGTCGTGCCCTCGCCGAGGGCGCGGCCCGGCCGCCGGAGCACGGCGAC
- a CDS encoding ABC transporter ATP-binding protein: MSSVLATPVGAPGAAVPTAVQARGLRKEYVGGDGSAICVLDGVDLDILAGETVAVVGQSGSGKSTLLHVLGGLDRPSEGEVEVGGRRLSRMGDEELAKLRGATIGFVFQFHHLLREFSAVENVMMPQLIQGVARGAALDRARELLASVGLEGRLHHKPSQLSGGEQQRVAVARALANRPVVLLADEPSGNLDPQTSERLHDMLFDVSAIQGAAMVLVTHDMGLAGRAGRVLRLHGGHLVPAVAPAAEMAAAAEEASVADLAALPLSADGASVPARSAASVLSSADLAGTGDAGRGSGDPE, translated from the coding sequence ATGAGTAGCGTGCTGGCGACCCCCGTGGGCGCACCCGGCGCGGCGGTGCCTACGGCGGTGCAGGCGCGGGGCCTGCGCAAGGAGTACGTGGGCGGAGACGGCTCCGCGATCTGCGTGCTGGACGGCGTGGATCTTGATATTCTCGCGGGCGAGACGGTCGCGGTGGTGGGCCAGAGCGGCTCCGGGAAGTCCACGCTGCTGCACGTGCTGGGCGGCCTGGACCGGCCCAGCGAGGGCGAGGTCGAGGTAGGCGGCCGGCGCTTGAGCCGCATGGGTGACGAGGAGCTGGCGAAGCTGCGCGGCGCCACCATCGGCTTCGTCTTCCAGTTCCACCACCTGCTGCGGGAGTTCAGCGCGGTGGAGAACGTAATGATGCCCCAGCTGATCCAGGGCGTCGCGCGCGGCGCGGCGCTGGACCGCGCGAGGGAGCTGCTCGCGTCCGTGGGCCTGGAGGGGCGCCTGCACCACAAGCCCTCGCAACTCTCCGGCGGCGAGCAGCAGCGGGTGGCCGTCGCGCGAGCCCTGGCGAACCGGCCGGTGGTGCTGCTCGCGGACGAGCCGTCGGGCAACCTGGACCCGCAGACGAGCGAGCGGCTGCACGACATGCTGTTCGACGTCAGCGCGATCCAGGGCGCGGCCATGGTGCTGGTGACGCACGACATGGGGCTCGCCGGCCGCGCCGGGCGTGTGCTGCGGCTGCACGGCGGCCACCTGGTCCCCGCCGTCGCCCCTGCCGCGGAGATGGCCGCCGCAGCGGAGGAAGCGTCCGTCGCCGACCTCGCCGCATTGCCGCTGTCCGCGGACGGAGCTTCGGTCCCGGCGCGATCCGCTGCGTCGGTCCTGTCGTCTGCGGACCTAGCTGGGACGGGAGATGCGGGGCGGGGGAGCGGCGACCCGGAATAG